ATGTCATCAGTAAGTTCGCCCACTTCTTTACCTGTGAGGCGAATTGCTTCGAGCGTAGGTGGAAACTCTCGATTAAGAGTATCAAATAATTTTTCTGCACTACGGGCAGCTCTAGCCACTTCTTGCAAAGTGGGAATAGTAACCAGTAAAACAGCAAACAGGCTAAATGAAACCAGCAGCAGAGACAATCCTAGCCAAAATAAAGGGTCTATCATAAAAATTGAGCGTGAAAGCGCATCTTTCAATTTTAGAGGCGATCGGTGATAGACGAGTTGAGATTTTGATTTGGGGTGTTCAATTTGGTGGCTCTTGTAGTTGCACGACTGGTTTCAACCCCAGCAGCGATCGCGTCTTTCAAGCGATCTAACGTACCTTCCCAATTATTTAAGGTAGCCTCGGATAGACGATCTGCCTGGAACTGAATACTGGCGGTTAAATCTTCGGCTATGTCTGGTAAAGCATCAGCCGACTTTCTCAGAACTTTCCTAGTTTCTTTGCCTGTACGTGGTGCAATTAGCAGTCCTAATACTGTGCCGAGTGCACTACCAATCATCAATCCGCCGATAAGAACTCCTGTGGGATTTTGCTTCGACATAGTATCTCTTCCCGATTTGATTAAGTTAAGCTTACCAGTTGAATTCAGCGATCGAGCTATTAATTAGCACTCGATTCAATGCAACTATCTTGATAAAACTATCGGGTAGAATAGCAAATGCAGTGAAATTCAATCTGATACCTAGATTATAGATAAATCAAGCAAAATCATCATGTTTTTAAAATAACAATCAACGATAGATATGTCTGGCTACTTTAATGAATCAACTACATAACGCCTTTACTTTATTTTTAAGTTTACTGGTGGAAGCGATGCCCTTTTTGTTGCTGGGAGTATTGCTTTCAAGTTCTCTATTATTTTTGGTTAATGAAAAACAATTAATTGCCCGCTTACCAAAAAATCCTTTTTTGGGCGCAGTTGTAGGTAGCTGTGTCGGCTTTTTATTTCCTGTCTGTGAATGTGGGAATGTTCCT
Above is a genomic segment from Coleofasciculaceae cyanobacterium containing:
- a CDS encoding YtxH domain-containing protein; the encoded protein is MSKQNPTGVLIGGLMIGSALGTVLGLLIAPRTGKETRKVLRKSADALPDIAEDLTASIQFQADRLSEATLNNWEGTLDRLKDAIAAGVETSRATTRATKLNTPNQNLNSSITDRL
- a CDS encoding DUF948 domain-containing protein is translated as MIDPLFWLGLSLLLVSFSLFAVLLVTIPTLQEVARAARSAEKLFDTLNREFPPTLEAIRLTGKEVGELTDDINQGISNATGVVKQVDRGLVNAKQQAQQVQQSSRGLVAGVRAAWKVWRNPQNINTPVSAKLSDRGMR